The region TTGCTCACCCCAGATGCCTGTTCCATCGCGCGCATCCACAAGATTCACGCGGACTATAATGTGATCTCCCTGCTTTAAAATGTTACCTGCTAAAACCGCGTCTACCTTCAGTTGCTTTCCGATTTCGACCGGATCGTCCATTGTGCGGAAGCGATTTACAGTGCTGGGAGCCATGACGCGCAAAGAAGGCAATTCGGAAAGACGATTGGTAACACTTTCCGAGATACCTTCTCCAAGATATTCAAAGCTCGAGTCCTGTGTCATGTTTGATAAAGGAATTACCGCAAGAGAACGCACGCGTCCTGTTCCAAAGGAAATCCAGTACAGGCCGGCCGAAACCAGCAACAACACGATGACAATAGCAAACCAGAAAAAGCGATTTCGCGACAATTTGAGCTCGAACAGACCGGGCAATGCTGTTTGCAGCGTATCTGCCAGATTCATTACTGTCTTTAAGTTGTAGGCGGCATCGTGAGCAGATTGAAAGCGCTCTTCAGGATTCTTTTCCAGACAGTGCAGGATCAAGCGCTGTAGCTCAATCGGAATCCTCTTTCCCATTTCTGATAGCTCGGGCGGATCTTCACGCAAGACTCGTGAAACCGTTTCGTAAATGGTTTCCGCTTCAAAAGGCTTTTTCCCGCTTACCATTTCATAGAGTACGCACCCCAGCGAAAAAATATCGGTTCGCCCATCCACAGTTTGCGAACGAATTTGTTCCGGCGACATGTATCCAACGGTTCCAAGCACGTGTTCTTCTGTGGGGTCTGGAACGGAATCGCCCACTGCAGCAGGATTTTTGGGTGGTCTTATTTGAGCCAAACCAAAATCAAGAATCTTCACGCGTCCGTCCGTTGTAATGAAAATATTTTCCGGCTTCAGGTCCCGGTGAACGACTCCTTTCGAATGAGCGGCAGCAAGACCTTTCGCAATTTCCAATCCGTATTCAACGGACCTTCTCCAGGAAAGAGAGCCAATTTTTTTCCGAAGGGGCTCTCCTTCCAGAAACTCTGTCACGACGTAGTAGAGATCCTGGTCACGATCAAAGTCGTGTATCGCGAGAATATTGGGATGGGAAAGCGCTGCAATCGCTTTTGCTTCTCGCTCAAAACGCAGGATCGCGTCCGGATCGTTGGCGAGTTTATCCGTGAGAACCTTTACTGCAACATCTCTCTCCAGCCGTACATCTCTGGCACGATAGACATCACCCATTCCTCCGGAACCGAGCTGGGAAAGGATTTTGTACGGTCCGAGTCTTGTTCCCGGTAAAAGCATATCTTGCTGATTCTGACTTGACCCATGTCGAAACGCAAATCTATCCCGCAGATAGACTGTTAACTCGCAGATGGTGACGTTCGGGAACCGGTTGTGGCAAAATCCTTGTCTGATGGGCTGTGTCTGTCCAATAGTTCAAAAAAAGGAGGAATCGAAGTGAAGCGAACAACCATTTATTTAGCGATACCAATATTGATTCTCATGCTTGTCCAATATCAGCCTGCTGAAACAGAGACCCCGCATTTTGCTATCGCCCGTATGTGGCACGGCCAAACTCCGGCAGCGAAGGCAGATGAATACACCGCCTATTTGCAGGAAAAAGGAATCACGAAGATCCAATCGATCCCCGGCAATCTGGGAGTTCAAATGTTTCGGAAGATCAATCAAGATACGGCAGACTTCCTGGTGATCTCGTACTGGGATTCTGTGGAGTCGATTAAGAAATTTGCGGGCGAAGATTACGAGAAAGTTTACCAGATGCCTCGAGATCCGGAATTCCTGATCAATCCGGAAACAAAGGTTCGCCATTACGATGTTCTCTTGAACAACTGGTCTAAGTAAAGTCGAGGATTGTTTTTAAGAGCAAGTGTGGGGAATCTAAAGGGGCGCAAAAGATGCCTTTGGTTTATCATTATACGATCTTGTTAAACGAGCATTCTTTTCGAACATACGCGCTCCATATTTTTACGCTGGTCAGTCTGGTCGTCGCGCAGCCGGTCTTGCAGCAGCTGACGCAAAATCCGACATTTTTCGTCGCGCATGGAGCAAAAACCCTGGAAATTCTTGGATTTCTGGCGATTCTTTGTCTGCTCTTGCCCCTTCCATTCCTTGTCATTGAATTAGCGGCAAGCTTCTTTGGTCCGAGGTCCTTGCGGGCGGTTCACCACGTTTTCCTGTTCGTTTTCTTCAGCGGCTTCTCAGCTCTTGTTCTGAAACAGCTCAGTTTCTTTTCAGGTTTCCTGGCAATTCTCTTTTCCTCATTGGGCGGCTTGATCTTTGTGATCCTCTACTACCGGATGAGCATCATGCGGACCGCTGTTACCTTGCTCAGCGTGCTCATCATAGCGGTCCCCCTTTTGTTCGCATTCGATGATTCGGTCCGCAGACTGATCTGGAGCGGAAAAATTTCGGGTGGAGAGTTCTCAAAAACTTCTTCCACAACCCCCGTGGTGATGGTCCTCTTCGATGAACTTCCGGTTAGCTCACTGATGAATGAAAAATTAATAATGGATTCCGCGCTGTATCCGAATTTTACAGCACTATTGAAGGATTTTACGTGGTACAGAAACACAACAACCATTTCGCCGGTTACACATCGCGCCGTTCCTTCGATTCTTACAGGAAAGTATCCTGTCCGAACGCTACTTCCAACTTTGACGGATCATCCGGAAAATCTGTTCACTCTCCTGGCCGGTTCTCATGAATTAAGAGTGTTCGAATCTGTAACCTCACTCTGTCCTGAAAAGCTCAACAAAATCAAGGCAACCTCTACAGGAAAGTCTTCGGTGGTGAAAGCGATCTGTCTCGATGCGGTTGCGGTATATCTTCAATTGATTGTTCCTCCTCCTTATTCCTCGTCGTTGCCGGATGTGAGCTCAACCTGGGGTGATTTCTGGAACACAAGCGCAGCCGAGCCCAAAAAAGGCAAGATTGACAGAGGGGAGCTGTTCGAGAACTTTGTTCGATCCATCGTGCCTTCGCAGGAACCATTCTTGTCTTTTCTGCATGTTTCTTTGCCGCACCGCCCCTGGAGATACTTGCCGAATGGACAGCAATATTTTGATTTCGGTGAAGGACAGAAACAGGATCAGTTCTGGGAAAAAAGTGATTGGGCGGCAATTGTGGCTTATCAGAGGCATCTACTGCAGCTTGGCTATGCGGACAAACTCCTTGGCGATTTAATCCGGAAACTGAAAGACACGGGCATTTATGATCGAGCGCTGATCGTGATCACCGCAGATCACGGAATTTCGGTTTGGCCAGGCGGACGACAGGCCCGCCAGGCCACGACTTCAACATACCAGGATATTCTGCTGGTTCCATTTTTCATTAAGGGGCCGATGCAAAAAAGAGGAACAATCATCGATCGAAAACTTGAAACGGTGGACATCTTGCCGACGATTGCCGGCATGCTTGAGCTGGAAATGCCCTGGAAAACGGATGGTGTTTCAGCCACTCGTACGGATTTGCCGGAACGTGAATACAGAAAGGTATTTCTGAGCAGTGAAACAGTTTCCGATTTGACTTGCGATATACGAGAAGAAAACAGAACGCTCAAACGCAAGAATGAAATCTTTGGAAAAGCTACGAGCATATCTGACATTTATCAGATTGGACCTTTTCCTGAGTTATTGAACAAAGACGTCAATGGCTTGCACATTTCTTCAGAAAACGATTTCAGGGTTACGATTCGCGGAAGTGATGAATTGGAAGAAGTGGATTTGAATGCCACAACAATCCCCTCATATATTGCAGGCGAAGTGAAATCACCAACGTACTCACAGGATCTCGTTCTTGCGATTGCCGCAAACGGGAAAATCCGAACAGTCACCAGAACCTTTTTCATCAATGGTAAGCTGCGATTTGGCGCGCTACTGCCGAAGACCAGTTTACAAAACGGAAAAAATACAATTGAAGTGATACCGATTCCGGATGTGGGCCAACAGCGAGCTGATCGCTATCAACAAAATCCCGGAAAACGGTTCCGATAATATAGTCGCCGGCTCATGTTCTATTGGGTCGATTCCGGGTAAGATTGCCACAGACTGCGCAGGTAATTATAATTTGGGTTGAATACGAAATGATGAGGGCTCTCAATGAGCGCGTTAAAGGTCTCTCCGCCGGCTAGTTTCCAGTTGCCGGCGGCATCTGAAGCTAACGAAACCTCCGCACCTAAAGTTACTGAATCTCCCTCGCAGGACCAAAATTCAAAAACAGAGAATCCTGCATCAACGGCGGAACAATTAAAGAAAGCGGCAGCAATGCGCCGCCTGGAACAAAACATTGGGATTTTACCTCGTATCTCGGATCTCCAAAACGGACTGGCTCCAAAACCTGAAAGTTCACCGCAGATCAATCATGACCACCAGTATCAACACAATCAAACTGATCTCGATTTTGACGAATCACACCTCGTTCGGCTGGATCCTGCCGTATCAACGCCAGATGGAAAACTCTCCTACAGTACAGGGTCTAAATCAGATCCTGAACGGGAAAGGAAATAGGTCCGAATTAATCCTCCTCTTCTTCAGAAGAGTCGATCGGTTCATCGATGGGTACAGGCGGCACAACAGTTTCTTGTCCTGGCTTCCCTCTTCTCTTGAACTGATAAACGTAACCATCCTCAAATTCAAGGAAACGCACCGGGACGTCGAACTCCACATTCTCCCTTTTTAGTAGTGCAGGCCGTCCGGTGCGTTTAAACCAAACGAGCATCCTGGCACCTTGTTCTTGAAAATGGGAAGCCGCCATTTTTTTCGTGCGTCCTCCCGGGAAAAAACGGGGACACGTACCTGTCCATAGCCAGAACGCTTCCCAATCGTTCGTAACAATCCGGCGCGGCGGAAGGTTTTGTCGAATTACATATTGAATTGTGGGACTTGATTCGAACTCGGAATAACCTAACCAACGAGT is a window of bacterium DNA encoding:
- a CDS encoding protein kinase, with amino-acid sequence MLLPGTRLGPYKILSQLGSGGMGDVYRARDVRLERDVAVKVLTDKLANDPDAILRFEREAKAIAALSHPNILAIHDFDRDQDLYYVVTEFLEGEPLRKKIGSLSWRRSVEYGLEIAKGLAAAHSKGVVHRDLKPENIFITTDGRVKILDFGLAQIRPPKNPAAVGDSVPDPTEEHVLGTVGYMSPEQIRSQTVDGRTDIFSLGCVLYEMVSGKKPFEAETIYETVSRVLREDPPELSEMGKRIPIELQRLILHCLEKNPEERFQSAHDAAYNLKTVMNLADTLQTALPGLFELKLSRNRFFWFAIVIVLLLVSAGLYWISFGTGRVRSLAVIPLSNMTQDSSFEYLGEGISESVTNRLSELPSLRVMAPSTVNRFRTMDDPVEIGKQLKVDAVLAGNILKQGDHIIVRVNLVDARDGTGIWGEQFTRKNLEFLSLQNDIAREIARALDLQLSGDQEKLLNKAQTANQDAYRSYLLGRYFWNRRTADDLRLAKQHFQEAIHMDPLYAMAYAGLADCYAMIGSYDLVEPRDAYARARAAAEQALDIDEQLAEAHNSLAHISMYYWDWPKAEREFKRAIDLKPNYAIAHQWYANYLAITGRTKEAIDEARLALELDPLSLSVTVVLGRQYYIARQFDSALNFFQKALEVDPQYGPAYAALGQVYVQMRRYDQGIAAIQKSIQLSPQTTDYQAILAYAYAVSGKKEAAELLLKDLQGQDQYVSPVYIAMIYTGLSDKDKAFEWLQKAHQEHSEYLSFVKVEPEFEPLRTDTRYMALIRSLGLKS
- a CDS encoding antibiotic biosynthesis monooxygenase, with protein sequence MKRTTIYLAIPILILMLVQYQPAETETPHFAIARMWHGQTPAAKADEYTAYLQEKGITKIQSIPGNLGVQMFRKINQDTADFLVISYWDSVESIKKFAGEDYEKVYQMPRDPEFLINPETKVRHYDVLLNNWSK
- a CDS encoding sulfatase-like hydrolase/transferase, with the protein product MPLVYHYTILLNEHSFRTYALHIFTLVSLVVAQPVLQQLTQNPTFFVAHGAKTLEILGFLAILCLLLPLPFLVIELAASFFGPRSLRAVHHVFLFVFFSGFSALVLKQLSFFSGFLAILFSSLGGLIFVILYYRMSIMRTAVTLLSVLIIAVPLLFAFDDSVRRLIWSGKISGGEFSKTSSTTPVVMVLFDELPVSSLMNEKLIMDSALYPNFTALLKDFTWYRNTTTISPVTHRAVPSILTGKYPVRTLLPTLTDHPENLFTLLAGSHELRVFESVTSLCPEKLNKIKATSTGKSSVVKAICLDAVAVYLQLIVPPPYSSSLPDVSSTWGDFWNTSAAEPKKGKIDRGELFENFVRSIVPSQEPFLSFLHVSLPHRPWRYLPNGQQYFDFGEGQKQDQFWEKSDWAAIVAYQRHLLQLGYADKLLGDLIRKLKDTGIYDRALIVITADHGISVWPGGRQARQATTSTYQDILLVPFFIKGPMQKRGTIIDRKLETVDILPTIAGMLELEMPWKTDGVSATRTDLPEREYRKVFLSSETVSDLTCDIREENRTLKRKNEIFGKATSISDIYQIGPFPELLNKDVNGLHISSENDFRVTIRGSDELEEVDLNATTIPSYIAGEVKSPTYSQDLVLAIAANGKIRTVTRTFFINGKLRFGALLPKTSLQNGKNTIEVIPIPDVGQQRADRYQQNPGKRFR